The Stieleria maiorica genome includes the window AACGTCCATTGCCAGCGGGAAGCGTCACGGCCTGTTGATTTAGTCCGATCACACGTGGGATCAGCCGTTTCGCGCGAGCGTACGGGCTTCCCATACCAAGAAAACGTACTGGCGCCCGTAGGCTCGCGCCAAACGGCTGATTAAATCAACGGGCCGGTCAGCGAGCGGCCCGGCGGTCAACCCGCGTGCAAACGGGAGCCACTCGCTCACGCGTCGTGCTGGCATCAACCGTCTGCCAGGGCTTCGTCCTTCCCCAGGCCGCGCCGCGGAGGGAGCGAAACTCTTGGCGAGTTCCGCTACGTCCAACCGCCCGACCGCCGCGGGGTTTTGCGAAACTTTCCGTCTGGAGCGGCAGATGCAGGCTGAAACCGAGGTTTCCGCGGGGATGTTGCGTGCTGTTTGAGCACGTCTGATAGACTATTCTGTTCTAAGGAAGACCGCGACGTGGCTGCGTCGTGCTTACCCCTATCCCAGCTTTTCTTTCGGAGAATGTCGTTGAAGACCAACGTGTATGGCCCGCTCCAGGTATTCGGGCTCCCCTGTCGATCCAATATTGTTTTCAAGGCCGTGATCTTGGTGGTCACCGCATTGTTCTGTCTGTCGGGACCTGTCGCTGGGGTTGTCGCTCAAGATGACGCGATGGATGAATTTGGTGACATCGCCGGCCCCGGAGAAGACCCGGCCCCGGCCCCCGCGGATGACGGCGCTGCCCCCGCCGGTGGTGGTCCAGCAGCGGGCGGTGGTGGAAACGGCGGCGGCGGCGGCGCTGACCAAGCGGCCGCTCCGCAGTCGGATTCGCTTCTCGCCTGGGTGCTCGACTCGCTTGGCTACACGTACCTGATCATTTTTTTGTTGCTGTCGGTCACGCTGGTTTCGTTGTTTGTGATGAATATGCTGGCCGCCCGACGCGAAACGTTGTGCCCGAACGAACTGATCGAAAGCTTCGAAGAAAAGCTCAACGCCAAGCAATTCCAAGAAGCCTATGACATGGCTCGCACCGACGAATCGGTCCTCGGCCAAGTCCTCTCGGCCGGACTGGCCAAGATCTCCCGCGGCTACAACAAGGCGATCGAAGGCATGCAGGAGGTCGGTGAGGAAGAGAGCATGAAGCTGGAGCACCGATTGAGCTACATGGCGTTGATCGGCAACCTGAGCCCGATGATCGGATTGTTCGGCACCGTCCAAGGGATGATCGCGTCGTTCCGCGTGATCGCCACCAGCCCGCAAACGCCCAAACCGGCCCAATTGGCCGAAGGGATCTCGACCGCGTTGTTTACCACCCTGGTTGGCTTGGCCGTCGCCATCCCCGCCATCGCGGCCTACAACATCTTGCGGAACCGTGTCGCACGACTGCTGTTGGAAGTCGGCGTGCAAAGCGAAAACCTGATGAGCCGTTTTGAAGACATCCAACCGGGAGGCGGCGCCCAGTGAAGGTAAAGTCG containing:
- a CDS encoding MotA/TolQ/ExbB proton channel family protein: MSLKTNVYGPLQVFGLPCRSNIVFKAVILVVTALFCLSGPVAGVVAQDDAMDEFGDIAGPGEDPAPAPADDGAAPAGGGPAAGGGGNGGGGGADQAAAPQSDSLLAWVLDSLGYTYLIIFLLLSVTLVSLFVMNMLAARRETLCPNELIESFEEKLNAKQFQEAYDMARTDESVLGQVLSAGLAKISRGYNKAIEGMQEVGEEESMKLEHRLSYMALIGNLSPMIGLFGTVQGMIASFRVIATSPQTPKPAQLAEGISTALFTTLVGLAVAIPAIAAYNILRNRVARLLLEVGVQSENLMSRFEDIQPGGGAQ